From Clavelina lepadiformis chromosome 9, kaClaLepa1.1, whole genome shotgun sequence, the proteins below share one genomic window:
- the LOC143471112 gene encoding uncharacterized protein LOC143471112 encodes MKQAIVLILLFGFITKSFSFSCYHCTSVGNFSNSTCVGSKLDSSLLIQCPPMNEHCAVLTTIDLNTNETTSVVRKCVPLNVSTCIDTPLGLSCVSTCDTERCNDWDSSYLKSSADLTFKCHVCSSSSEPGCRDVGNNSTFLKNCSPGQKYCSVTTVTSSDGDIDVIRSCSSLGQASFAVVPDRTLCAASCESEGCNDFNDCRNRSGLNIDESSCNILPSAELTIANHTENGLKCFVCDSLVDSACKQDSLPSSFLQNCSDVERFCSKTSRSLPDGNGQWVEIVQRSCSAQYHNNFVVHNALINCVESCDSDGCNGRFTNETTVSIMPPTGTSEPSTNPVAPNSNEHSTKMPDVAKGHTEAGNSLETNEGGGGGGGGCTGLISSQLNIRVALIFFLYMLFSQFI; translated from the exons ATGAAGCAAGCTATTGTCCTAATTCTTCTTTTCGGCTTTATCACAAAAA GTTTTTCATTCTCATGCTACCATTGTACGTCGGTTGGAAATTTTAGCAATTCAACTTGCGTGGGATCGAAGCTGGATTCGTCGTTGCTCATCCAGTGCCCGCCTATGAACGAGCATTGTGCGGTGCTTACGACAATCGACTTGAATA CAAACGAAACTACGAGCGTCGTACGAAAATGTGTCCCTCTGAATGTGTCTACCTGTATCGACACTCCACTCGGGCTGAGCTGCGTTTCAACGTGTGACACAG AAAGGTGCAACGATTGGGATTCCTCCTACCTGAAATCATCAGCAG ATCTAACTTTCAAATGTCACGTTTGCTCGTCTTCAAGTGAACCAGGTTGCAGGGATGTCGGAAATAACAGTACATTTCTGAAAAACTGTTCGCCTGGCCAGAAGTACTGTTCGGTTACAACTGTTACAAGTTCAG ACGGTGATATTGACGTCATAAGAAGTTGTTCCAGTCTTGGACAGGCAAGTTTTGCGGTCGTACCGGACCGCACGTTGTGCGCGGCATCGTGTGAATCAg AGGGCTGCAACGATTTCAATGATTGTCGAAACCGCTCTGGTCTTAACATAg ATGAATCATCGTGCAATATATTGCCATCAGCAGAATTAACAATCGCAAATCACACAGAAA ATGGACTCAAATGTTTCGTTTGCGACAGCCTAGTCGATTCCGCTTGTAAACAGGACAGCTTGCCGTCTAGTTTCTTACAGAATTGCAGTGATGTTGAAAGATTCTGTTCAAAGACTTCAAGAAGTCTGCCAG ATGGAAATGGTCAATGGGTTGAAATAGTTCAGCGATCCTGCTCGGCGCAATATCATAACAATTTCGTTGTCCACAATGCGTTGATCAATTGCGTGGAGTCGTGTGATAGTG ACGGTTGCAACGGAAGGTTTACTAATGAGACCACAGTGAGTATCATGCCACCAACAGGAACTTCCGAGCCCAGCACGAACCCAGTGGCACCAAACAGTAACGAGCACAGCACTAAAATGCCTGATGTAGCCAAAGGGCATACGGAAGCCGGCAATTCTCTTGAAACGAATGAAGGAGGTGGAGGTGGAGGTGGAGGCTGCACCGGACTTATAAGTAGCCAGCTCAATATTCGCGTTGctcttattttctttttatatatGTTGTTTTCTCAGTtcatttga
- the LOC143470955 gene encoding transmembrane protein 128-like, which translates to MDESYRNLKDVPPMDIPKNLPSNATQRIKVDTILWLAISICTFYYSDILNVILHEPGLNGFTYNAAILLSGFAVAIALYYIMWLNLIKGIDADDWEAHNSYGIPIATGSFVLSAICWIVAMWPVYGVKTPAIVFILFMGFIMLVSIIPSLSHAKKPSKLALSNEKWRKEHTKSE; encoded by the exons ATGGATGAAAGTTACAGAAACCTAAAAGACGTTCCACCTATGGACATTCCAAAAAATTTGCCATCAAATGCTACACAGCGCATAAAAGTTGACACTATCCTGTGGTTAGCTATATCAATATGCACATTCTATTATTCAGATATACTGAACGTTATACTGCATGAGCCAGGATTAAATGG GTTTACATACAATGCGGCAATACTTCTTTCCGGCTTTGCTGTTGCCATTGCTTTGTACTATATCATGTGGCTTAATCTGATCAAAGGAATCGATGCAGATGATTGGGAAGCTCACAACTCCTATGGCATTCCAATTGCTACTGGAAGTTTTGTACTGTCTGCCATTTG CTGGATTGTTGCCATGTGGCCAGTGTATGGAGTTAAAACCCCAGCAATAGTGTTCATTTTGTTTATGGGGTTTATCATGTTGGTTTCAATTATCCCATCATTGTCACATGCCAAGAAACCTTCAAAACTTGCTTTGAGCAATGAGAAATGGAGAAAAGAGCACACTAAATCTGAATAG